Below is a genomic region from Mucilaginibacter auburnensis.
TGCTTTTGTATAAATTATACTTAATTCAACTCTGCCTTAACGGGCTGTTTTATGGTGAGATCAAGCGGCTCATCAACTTTTTCGTTCAACAGCGCAAGCTCAATTACCTCGCGCATTTCGGTAACATAGTGAAATTGCAGGTCTTTGATGTAGCTCTCCTTTATCTCAAGTATATCTTTTTGATTTGACTTGCACAGGATGATCTCTTTAATATTAGCTCGCTTAGCTGCCAGTATTTTTTCCTTAATACCGCCAACCGGCAAAACACGTCCGCGCAGCGTGATTTCTCCTGTCATGGCTAAATTTTGCTTTACTTTACGTTGAGTAAAAGCAGACGTTAACGCGGTAAGCATGGTAATACCGGCCGAAGGCCCATCTTTTGGTGTAGCACCTGCAGGCACGTGAACATGCACATCCCACTGGTCAAACAGGCGGCCGTCAATATTAAAGCGTGCCGCATGAGCACGCAGGTAAGCCAAAGCTATAACCGCAGATTCTTTCATTACGTCGCCCAGGCTACCGGTAAGCGTAAGTTTACCCTTACCCGGACTTAAACTGGCTTCAATAAATAGAATATCGCCACCTACCGAGGTCCAGGCTAAACCTGTAACAACACCAGCGTTGTTATTATTTTCGTAAAGGTCTTTATCAAATATTGGTGCGCCTAAAATGCGCTCAACATCCTTTTTACTTACAGATGGATTATAAATCTCATCCAAAGCAATATTTTTAGCTACCCCGCGTACCACAGAACCTATCTTTTTCTCTAATCCACGCACACCTGATTCGCGCGTGTAATCTTCAATGATCTTTTCAATCACGTCCGGCTTTATGGCCACATCTCGTGTTTTAAGTCCGTGGGCCTCGCGTTGTTTAGGCAACAGGTGCTGTTTGGCTATTTCTACCTTTTCTTCAATGGTGTAACCGTTTACTTCAATGATCTCCATCCTATCCAACAAGGCAGGCTGAATACTACTTAATGAGTTAGCGGTTGCAATAAACATTACGTTAGATAGGTCAAAGTCCATTTCCACGTAATGGTCATAAAAAGAATTGTTCTGCTCCGGGTCAAGCACCTCTAATAATGCCGACGATGGATCGCCTCGGAAATCGCTGCCAACTTTATCAATCTCATCTAAAATAAAAACAGGATTAGCTGCTCCGGCCTTTTTTACCGACTGGATTATACGGCCCGGCATAGCGCCTATATAAGTTTTACGGTGGCCACGTATTTCGGCTTCGTCGCGAATACCACCTAAAGCCATACGTACGTATTTGCGGCCTAATGCTTTTGCAATTGATTTACCCAGTGAAGTTTTACCAACACCCGGAGGCCCAACCAAACAAAGTATAGGCGCTTTCATATCGTGCTTTAGCTTTAGCACGGCCAGGTACTCAATAATACGCTGTTTTACTTTATCTAAGCCAAAATGGTCTTTATCCAAAACCTTTTCGGCCCGCTTAAGGTCAAAATTATCTTTGGTGAACTCGTTCCATGGAAGGTCAAGTAACAGCTCCAGGTAATTGATCTGAACAGAATAATCAGCAGCTGCCGGATTAATACGCGCCAGTTTTTCCAGTTCCTTATTGAAATGTTTTTTTACCTCAACGTCCCATTTCTTTTTGGCGCCACGCTCACGCAGGTTTTCGAGCTCCAGATCAGGGGTATTACCTCCCAGTTCTTCCTGAATGGTTTTAAGTTGTTGGTTTAAAAAGTAATCGCGTTGCTGCTT
It encodes:
- the lon gene encoding endopeptidase La, whose protein sequence is MTFKQKGPLMSFDPFDFKNAMPVINEDSEFFPLMSSEDEEEMNNEQVPDALPILPLRNTVLFPGVVIPITVGRDKSIKLIRDANKGTRMIGVAAQKDVAVEDPTFEQLHQVGTVAVIIKMLQMPDGNTTVILQGKKRFYLKEEVQTEPYIKATIEPFKEVKPKEDKEYKAMISSIKDMAMNIIQLSPNIPSEAGIAIRNIESNSFLINFISSNMNADMSVKQGLLEVANRREMANQVLGHLTTELQMLELKNQIQTRVRVDLDKQQRDYFLNQQLKTIQEELGGNTPDLELENLRERGAKKKWDVEVKKHFNKELEKLARINPAAADYSVQINYLELLLDLPWNEFTKDNFDLKRAEKVLDKDHFGLDKVKQRIIEYLAVLKLKHDMKAPILCLVGPPGVGKTSLGKSIAKALGRKYVRMALGGIRDEAEIRGHRKTYIGAMPGRIIQSVKKAGAANPVFILDEIDKVGSDFRGDPSSALLEVLDPEQNNSFYDHYVEMDFDLSNVMFIATANSLSSIQPALLDRMEIIEVNGYTIEEKVEIAKQHLLPKQREAHGLKTRDVAIKPDVIEKIIEDYTRESGVRGLEKKIGSVVRGVAKNIALDEIYNPSVSKKDVERILGAPIFDKDLYENNNNAGVVTGLAWTSVGGDILFIEASLSPGKGKLTLTGSLGDVMKESAVIALAYLRAHAARFNIDGRLFDQWDVHVHVPAGATPKDGPSAGITMLTALTSAFTQRKVKQNLAMTGEITLRGRVLPVGGIKEKILAAKRANIKEIILCKSNQKDILEIKESYIKDLQFHYVTEMREVIELALLNEKVDEPLDLTIKQPVKAELN